The Mercenaria mercenaria strain notata chromosome 1, MADL_Memer_1, whole genome shotgun sequence nucleotide sequence TTTTAATAAAACCTTCATCATTCAATGTTATGTTCCAAAAGAACTTTTGACGTTTTTGAACACACGACATGTATACTtgcactaatttattttaggtcgattgtgaagcaagttctacaacttttaTAACTCATTCCTGATACAATCCATCGTCACGAGGGtatggaaagaaaatatttcaacatgctagtaaataataataatcaactGATATTTCAAAGGTCGAAACGTTTTTGTTTGTTGCAGAATACCCGTGTTTTCTACacaaataattttcattgtttatttagaactatttcttgtGTATACAATATGCTTATTCAATACAGCAAAATATTAGATCAttcaaatgaaatagaaataacaaatatatatatgatgaAACCACCTCGCTCGTATAACGGAAGTACCTCGTCACTGTTTTCTATACATAATACATCGTTAGAATGTCCTTAAGGAGGTTACAGACTGCGAATGTACGATGAATAATTTCCTGTCACTCagatatataaatgaataaatcagTTGTCAATGGCGTTTTTCAGACCTTGTCATTATAGCTGACGACAGTTTTGTATTCTATAATGCAAGCCATTATGAAAGGACGGTCTGAAAAAACATCATTTGAATATACAGTAATGATCGAAAATCGGGTATATTAGACATTCAAATGATTTTCATTAGTTTTAATGATGTAGAACGTACCTTCTGTCGGAAATAGCGCGAAATTACATTGACGTTATGTTGGCGCCAACTTATGCGTGACGTTAGACGTCACTTACCCTGTATTGTTTTGTAACGGATTTAGTTCACAGAATACATTTGTATGAATCAGACGTgagtttgtttcattaaataCAGAGTTTACCCGCAACCCCCCAtattttggtgccgtgaccaaaGCAACAATGAAGATAGACAAATTACGATCGATCCGAGAGGGACAACGCAAAGTTATAGAAATTCAACTCCAGAAAATCGAAAATGCAAAAGATAGTTCGTCGATGTCGGAATTTCGTGCTATATTAGAATCTGTGACTGGCAAATTCGAGAATCTTGTATCACTGAATGAGAAAATACTTGAACAGACAGAAATCGGCGAGATTGAAGAAGAAATCACTAACAGTGAAGAATATTCATTAGCGATACAGATCAAACTTCGTGAATTCCAAGAATTCAGTGAAAGTCGTGAAAAGTCGTCACAAAATCAAAGTCAGAGAAATAATTCATCAACACCTGGTGAACAGCAGACGATAATTGTACAGGATAGAAATAGTGCGAGTTCGACGCAATATTCCCGCCTTCCAAAATTCTCATTACCTACCTTCAACGGAAACATCTTAGAATGGCAAGCTTTTTGGGATTCATTCAGTTCAGCAGTGCATTCAAACCAGAATTTAACGGATGtgcaaaaatttaattatttacgtTCACAACTGGAGGATGAAGCAGGTCGGAAAATAGATGAATTTGCCCTAACGAACGCTAACTACAGTAATGCAGTTGAATTATTACATGAACAATACGGACAGAAACATAAGATAGTGCATGCTTACATACAGTCTCTTCTACATCTTCCGTCGCCTAGCAACACACTTCCAAGCCTGAGAGGTTATTATGACAAACTAGAAACATACATCCGGGGACTTGAGTCACTTGATCAGCATGAGGATTCATTTGGGACGTTCTTAGTGCCTGTGATATTTGACAAACTTCCGGCAGAAATACGTAAGAACTTGGCACGTGAACATAAAGGCAGAAATCTAGAATTACATGAGATGCGCCGCGCTATCTACGAAGAAATCAACGTATTAGAAGCAGGTCAGGTCAACAGTAACGTGTACTTGCATGAAACACCAGCCACGATGTCATTGTTAACTGGTTCAGGCTTTAGACCACGTGCACGACAGGACAGGGATAAGAAACACGTGCATCCACATCAAcgtacacaacaacaacaacaacaacgtttTACAAACGCTAAGGTATGTGTATTTTGTTCAAGCAATACGCACTTTGCTAATGATTGTAACGTGATGAGGGACTACGAATCCAGAATCGCAGTGGGGAAAAACAAACGTCTATGTTTTAACTGTTTGGGAACACACCAAGTATCTAACTGTAAGTCTCAGAAAAGATGCAGAAACTGTCAGAAAAGACACCATACCAGTATATGTCAGAACTTATCTCAAGTTCAACCGCCAATACAGAAGTCTTCAGCATCTGCAGTCAGTGACAACCAGCTACAACATCAGACTGCAGCGTTGCATACTTACGATCATATCACGTTTGAGCAGACGACATGTGAGCAACAAACGCCGCACGTGCTACTTAAGACAGCGATATCTCCCGTAACATGCGGTATCATTTCAGCAGATACTAACATTCTTTTCGATGAGGGTTCTCAAAGATCATGTATCACGAGAGAGCATGCAGACAAACTTAGACTTACATTCACGGGAACTGACACTTTGCACTTGGCGAGTTTTGGAAATTCGAAGAATGAAGTGCGCCACCTAGACACTGCCACAGTGTTTTTGATTACGTCAACCAAAGAGAAAATACCGATTAATGTGCTGATA carries:
- the LOC123564185 gene encoding uncharacterized protein LOC123564185 produces the protein MKIDKLRSIREGQRKVIEIQLQKIENAKDSSSMSEFRAILESVTGKFENLVSLNEKILEQTEIGEIEEEITNSEEYSLAIQIKLREFQEFSESREKSSQNQSQRNNSSTPGEQQTIIVQDRNSASSTQYSRLPKFSLPTFNGNILEWQAFWDSFSSAVHSNQNLTDVQKFNYLRSQLEDEAGRKIDEFALTNANYSNAVELLHEQYGQKHKIVHAYIQSLLHLPSPSNTLPSLRGYYDKLETYIRGLESLDQHEDSFGTFLVPVIFDKLPAEIRKNLAREHKGRNLELHEMRRAIYEEINVLEAGQVNSNVYLHETPATMSLLTGSGFRPRARQDRDKKHVHPHQRTQQQQQQRFTNAKVCVFCSSNTHFANDCNVMRDYESRIAVGKNKRLCFNCLGTHQVSNCKSQKRCRNCQKRHHTSICQNLSQVQPPIQKSSASAVSDNQLQHQTAALHTYDHITFEQTTCEQQTPHVLLKTAISPVTCGIISADTNILFDEGSQRSCITREHADKLRLTFTGTDTLHLASFGNSKNEVRHLDTATVFLITSTKEKIPINVLIVPTIAVPFQKYNKNVSHLQHLKGLKLAHPLTEDTTFEVQLLIGADYYWRIVEDKIIRGPGPTAVASKVGYLLSGPVPFHASSSRATTSLTLNVITQSPKDIDLEKFWKLESLGIQQSEDEIPERSYMTEYQDTSITFTGDKYVAKLPWKLDRPALPTNYGIVKRRTETLVSRLRQDPVTLKHYGDIIRDQKGEVS